One Streptomyces sp. CG4 genomic window, TCCTCAAGTACGCCACCATGGGTGCCGGTTCCGCCCCGCACATGGTGGCGGCGTGCGCGCGGATCGTGCACGCCTGTCCGCGCGCCGTGCGCCATGCCTGGGCCAACGTGCTCGAAGGGCTCGATCTCGACCACGGCGTACGGGAGTTGCACGCGCCCACCGCGATCGTGCACGGCTCGTCCGACCGGCTCACGCCCCCCGTACACGCCCGCGCGCTGGTCGCCGCGCTGCCGCACTGCGTCGGCCTCACCGAGCTGACCGGCGTCGGCCACATGACCCCGATCGAGGCCCCCGACCTGGTGACCGCCAGGATCCGGGAACTCGTCACCACGTATGTCACGGGGGCCACCCCCGCGCAGATCAAGGAGGGCGCATGAGCAGGGTCAGCCTCGAAGGGCAGGTCGCGGTCGTCACCGGAGCGGCGCGCGGTGTCGGTGAGCTGCTGGCGCGCAAGCTCTCCGCGCGCGGCGCGAAGGTCGCGCTGGTCGGGCTGGAGGAGGAGGCGCTCAAGGAGGTCTCCTCGCGTCTGCACAGCGACAGCGCCTACTGGTACGCCGATGTCACGGACCACGAGACGATGAGCCGGGTCGCGCAGGAGGTGAAGGCGCGGTTCGGGAAGGTCGACATCGTGGTGGCCAACGCCGGTGTGGCGACGGGCGGGCCGTTCGCCGACTCCGATCCGCAGGCCTGGCGGCGGGTGATCGAGGTGAACCTGATCGGTTCGGCGGTGACCGCGCGGGCGTTCCTGCCGGTGCTGGCGGAGAGCCGGGGCTATCTGCTCCAGATCGCCTCGCTCGCCGCGATCACCCCGGCGCCGATGATGACGGCGTACTGCGCGTCCAAGTCGGGCGTGGAGGCGTACGCGCACTGTCTGCGCGCCGAGGTCGGCTACCAGGGCGTGCGCGTCGGCGTCGGCTACCTGTCCTGGACCGACACCGACATGGTGCGCGGCGCCGACCAGGACGACGTGATGCGCGAGCTGCGGCAGCGGCTGCCGTGGCCGTCCAACAAGACGTACCCGCTGGGACCGGCGGTGGACCGGCTGGTCGCCGGGATCGAGCGGCGCTCGGCGCATGTGTACGGACAGTGGTGGCTGCGCGGTATGCAGGGCGTGCGCGGTTATCTGCCGGGGCTCATCGGGACGGTCGGGCAGCGCGAGATGAAGCGGTTCGCGCCCCGGCTGCAGGGGATGCGTTCGGGGCTCGTGGGCGCGGGTGGTGCGGCCGACGAAGCGGCGCGGGCTACGCGCCGTAACTGATCCACATGCGCTCCCTGGTCGCCCGTGTGAATCTGGTCGAGGCCCCGCCGGGCCCCGTCGAGGGGGCTTCGCCAAGGGCCACCCCCACCCTCACTCACCACGGGAGTGAACCCACATGGGTATGAAGGACCAGTTCAAGGACCAGGCCAAAGAGGCGCAGCAGAAGGGCAAGGACAAGCCGGGCCAGGCGCGTGAGCGGGCCGGCCAGCGTGGCCAGCAGCCCCAGCAGCCCCAGCAGCCCCAGCGTGGCCAGCAGCCTCAGCGGGGCCAGCAGCCCCAGCGTGGTCAGCAGCCTCAGCGTGGTCAGAAGCACGAGAACATGCGCGACATCGAGGACACGGACCGGGAGATGCAAGACCGTTTCAACCGGGACTACGACGCGTAGTCGCTGCGCTCGGCTTTGGCCGGTCGGTGTGGGGCGCCCTTCCTTGTGGAGGGCGCCCCACGTTTTTTGTTTGTTCGGGGTGGTGCCTACTCCTCCCCCCGCTTCTCCCGAGGCGGAAGCTCCGGGCGGGATCGGTTGGGGGCGTCGGTGTAGTCGGGGGGGATGGCGGCGGGGATGGATTCCAGGAGGTCCAGGGCCAGTTGGATCGCGTCGTCCATCTGGGCGTGCCGGCCCTCCGCCCAGTCCAGGGGGGTGCGCATGATCTCCAGGTCGGGGGTGACGCCGTGGTTCTCCACGGACCAGCCGTAGGCGTCGAACCAGGCGGCGTTCATCGGCACCGTGATGACCGTGCCGTCGCCCAGCCGGTGGCGGCCGGTCATGCCGACCACACCGCCCCAGGTGCGCTGCCCGACCACCGGCCCGAGTTTCAGCAGCTTGAACGCGGCCGTGATCATGTCGCCGTCGGACGACGTCGCCTCGTCGGCCAGGGCCACGATCGGGCCCCTCGGCGCGTTCGAGGTGTACGACACCGGCTGGGCGTCCCGCGTCAGATCCCAGCCCAGGATCGTCCGGGTCAGCTTCTCGATGACGAGTTCGCTGATGTGCCCGCCCGCGTTGCCGCGCACGTCCACGATCAGGGCGGGCCGGGACACCTCCATGCGCAGGTCGCGGTTGAACTGGGCCCAGCCCGAGCCGCCCATGTCGGGGATGTGCAGATAGCCGCACTTGCCGCCGCTCAACTCCCGTACGACCTCGCGGCGTTTGGCGACCCAGTCCTGGTAGCGCAGCGGACGCTCGTCGATGAGCGGGACGACGGCGACCCGGCGGGCCCGGCCCGACTCCCCGTCCGCCGGGACGAACGTCAGCTCCACGGTCGTACCCCCGGAACCGGCGAGGAGCGGGAACGGACCGGTCAGCGGATCGACCGGGCGGCCGTCGACGTGGGTGAGGGCGGCGCCCTCGCGGATGCCCGTGCCGGCCAGCGGTGAGCGGGCCTTGGAGTCGGAGGAGTCGCCGGGCAGGATGCGTTTGACGATCCAGTGCTCGTCCCGGCGTACGAGGTTGGCGCCGAGCAGGCCCTGCCAGCGCTGGTAGTGGGGCGGGCCCTCGTTGCGGCGGGCGGCGGTGACGTAGGCGTGCGAGGTGCCCAGTTCGCCGAGTACCTCGCGCAGCAGATCCGCGAACTCGTCGGGGGAGGCGACCCGTTCGACGAGCGGGCGGTACTGGTCGAGCACCGCGTCCCAGTCGATGCCGCACATGCCGGGGTCCCAGAAGTAGGCGCGGATGATCCGTCCCGCCTCGTCGTAGGCCTGGCGCCATTCGGCGGGCGGGTCGACCTCGTGCAGGATGCGGCGCAGGTCGATCCAGACCGTCGTGTCCGCGTCGCCGGACTCCGTGGAGGGCACCGCGCGCAGGTCGCCCTCGTCCACGACGACCAGCCGGGTGCCGTCGCCGCTGACCGCGAACCAGTCCAGGTGGTCGACCAGTTCGGCCTTCTTCGCCTTGGTGATGTTGAAGTACTCCAGAGTGGGACGACCGCTGATGTCGGCCGGGTTGACGAAGGTCTCGCCGAGCGCGCCGGAGATCGGCCAGCGCAGCCAGACCAGTCCGCCGCCCGCGACCGGGCACAGCGCGGAGTACTTCGAGGCGATCACGGGGAACGGCGTGACCCGGTTCGCCAGGCCCTCCACCTCCACCGTCACCGTGCCGGCCTCGCCCGTCTCCTCGTCCTCGACCGGGTCCAGCCCGCCGGCCGCCGGACGGCCCTCGGGGTTGAGGGCGAAGGGGGAGGGGGTCACCGAGTTCAGCGGGACGAGGTACGGGCGGCAGCCGAGCGGGAAGGACAGGTCGCCGGTGTGGACGTCGTACACCGGGTCGAAGCCGCGCCAGGAGAGGAAGGCAAGATACCGGCCGTCGCGGGTGAAGACCGGCTTCTCGTCCTCGAAGCGGCCGTTGGTCACGTCCACGATCAGCCGGTCCTTTATCCGGGCCAGTTTGATCTTGCGCAGGGAACGGCCGATGCCCGGATGGGACCAGGTGAGCCACGCCCCGTCCGGGGAGAAGGCGAGGTCGCGGACGGGGCCGTTGACGGACCGGATCAGCTCGGTGACGTGGCCTCCGGCGGCTTCCGCGGGTCCGGCGCCCGGCCCGTCGGCTACGGCCGCGGCGCTCGCGCCCTGTCCGCCCGCGCCTGCCGTGGCTCCCGTGTCCTGTTCGCCGGTATCCGCCGCGGCTGCGGTGGCCTCGTCGCTGCGCGCGGCGTCCCCATCCTCCCCAGCCTCTCCCTCCGACGCATCGAGCACATCGATCAGCAGCAACCGCCCGTCGTGCGAGGCGACCGCGAGTCGTTCGCCCTCCGGATCGGAGGCCATCTCCAGGACGCGGCCCAGTGCGCCGGAGGCGAGCCGGCGGGGCGTGCGGTCGCCCGTCGCGCGGGGCAGCTGGGCGATCTCCACGGCGTCCGCGCCCTCGGCGTCCGTCACATAGGCCACCTGACCGGTCGTGCCCAGCATCTCCGGCAGCCGTACCCGCACGCCGGGCGTGTCGGAGATCGTCCGGGCGGGGCCGTCGCGGTGGGTGAGCCAGTACAGGCTGCCGCGTACGACGACGGCGCTGGCCCGGCCGGTCTCGTCCACGGAGATGCCGTCGACGTTCTGCGCGGCCGGCACCTGGTACCGGCGGCGCCCGGTGGCCGGCCCGGCGAGGCGGACGTCCAGCTTGCGCGGTACGGCATCCGGGGCGAAGTCGTCCACCAGCCACAGGTCGCCCGCGCACTGGTAGACCACCCGGGTGCCGTCGCTGGAGGCGTGCCGGGCGTAGAAGGCGTCGTGGTCGGTGTGACGGCGCAGGTCGGTGCCGTCATGGGCGCAGGAGTAGAGGTTGGCGACGCCCTCGTGGTCGGAGAGGAAGGCGATCCGGCCGGCGACGAACATGGGGCAGGCCAGATGGCCGCCGATGTCGGGCACGAGCTGCCGCCCGTGCAGCCAGAGCCGGCCCATGGCGCCGCCGCGGTAGCGCTTCCAGGAGGCCGGTTCGTGCGGCGGGGTGCCGGTGAGCAGGAGGGTCTTGTGCTCGCCGGCGACGTCGGCGACCTGGATGTCGGCGACCGGGCCCCAGGGCAGCCGCCCGCCGGGGTCGCCGTCGGTGGGGACCTTGTAGGCCCAGGTGAAGTAGGAGAAGGGCTGGCTGTGCGAGGCCACCGCCAGGATGCGGCACCTTCCGTCCTCTTCCGGGGGCGTCCAGCCGCAGACCTGGGTGTCGGCGCTGCCCCAGTACGTCAGCTGCCGCGTCGGTCCGCCGTCGACGCCGACCAGGTGGATCTCGGGCACGAGACTGCGCCAGGTCGTGTACGCGATCTGGCGGCCGTCGGGCGAGAAACGCGGGTGCCCGGTCTTCGTACGGTCCGCCGTGAGCCGCCAGGCCCGGCCCGGGGCGTCGAGAGGGGCCAGCCAGAGGTCGTCCTCGGCCA contains:
- a CDS encoding SDR family oxidoreductase, translated to MSRVSLEGQVAVVTGAARGVGELLARKLSARGAKVALVGLEEEALKEVSSRLHSDSAYWYADVTDHETMSRVAQEVKARFGKVDIVVANAGVATGGPFADSDPQAWRRVIEVNLIGSAVTARAFLPVLAESRGYLLQIASLAAITPAPMMTAYCASKSGVEAYAHCLRAEVGYQGVRVGVGYLSWTDTDMVRGADQDDVMRELRQRLPWPSNKTYPLGPAVDRLVAGIERRSAHVYGQWWLRGMQGVRGYLPGLIGTVGQREMKRFAPRLQGMRSGLVGAGGAADEAARATRRN
- a CDS encoding S41 family peptidase; this translates as MSYLRLPHLSGDLLCFVAEDDLWLAPLDAPGRAWRLTADRTKTGHPRFSPDGRQIAYTTWRSLVPEIHLVGVDGGPTRQLTYWGSADTQVCGWTPPEEDGRCRILAVASHSQPFSYFTWAYKVPTDGDPGGRLPWGPVADIQVADVAGEHKTLLLTGTPPHEPASWKRYRGGAMGRLWLHGRQLVPDIGGHLACPMFVAGRIAFLSDHEGVANLYSCAHDGTDLRRHTDHDAFYARHASSDGTRVVYQCAGDLWLVDDFAPDAVPRKLDVRLAGPATGRRRYQVPAAQNVDGISVDETGRASAVVVRGSLYWLTHRDGPARTISDTPGVRVRLPEMLGTTGQVAYVTDAEGADAVEIAQLPRATGDRTPRRLASGALGRVLEMASDPEGERLAVASHDGRLLLIDVLDASEGEAGEDGDAARSDEATAAAADTGEQDTGATAGAGGQGASAAAVADGPGAGPAEAAGGHVTELIRSVNGPVRDLAFSPDGAWLTWSHPGIGRSLRKIKLARIKDRLIVDVTNGRFEDEKPVFTRDGRYLAFLSWRGFDPVYDVHTGDLSFPLGCRPYLVPLNSVTPSPFALNPEGRPAAGGLDPVEDEETGEAGTVTVEVEGLANRVTPFPVIASKYSALCPVAGGGLVWLRWPISGALGETFVNPADISGRPTLEYFNITKAKKAELVDHLDWFAVSGDGTRLVVVDEGDLRAVPSTESGDADTTVWIDLRRILHEVDPPAEWRQAYDEAGRIIRAYFWDPGMCGIDWDAVLDQYRPLVERVASPDEFADLLREVLGELGTSHAYVTAARRNEGPPHYQRWQGLLGANLVRRDEHWIVKRILPGDSSDSKARSPLAGTGIREGAALTHVDGRPVDPLTGPFPLLAGSGGTTVELTFVPADGESGRARRVAVVPLIDERPLRYQDWVAKRREVVRELSGGKCGYLHIPDMGGSGWAQFNRDLRMEVSRPALIVDVRGNAGGHISELVIEKLTRTILGWDLTRDAQPVSYTSNAPRGPIVALADEATSSDGDMITAAFKLLKLGPVVGQRTWGGVVGMTGRHRLGDGTVITVPMNAAWFDAYGWSVENHGVTPDLEIMRTPLDWAEGRHAQMDDAIQLALDLLESIPAAIPPDYTDAPNRSRPELPPREKRGEE